A section of the Malania oleifera isolate guangnan ecotype guangnan chromosome 2, ASM2987363v1, whole genome shotgun sequence genome encodes:
- the LOC131149758 gene encoding uncharacterized protein LOC131149758, producing MDAESAQLQQAQLAAILGPDPAPFETLISHLMSASNDQRSQAEAIFNLCKQRDPDSLSLKLAHLIQYSQHIEARAMSAILLRKQLTRDDSFLWPRLSPATQSSLKSILLSCVQSVEANTISKKICDTIAELASAILNENGWPELLPFMFQCVSSDSPKLQESAFLIFAQLAQYIGETLIPHIKSLHSVFLQCLSSASSSSDVKIAALNAAINFVQCLENSADRDRFQDLLPAMMRTLMEALNGGQEATAQEALELLIELAGTEPRFLRRQIVDVVGSMLQIAEAESLEEGTRHLAIEFVITLAEARERAPGMMRKLPQFISRLFAILMKMLLDVEDDPAWHSAETESEDAGETSNYSVGQECLDRLSISLGGNTIVPVASEQLPAYLAAPEWQKHHAALIALAQIAEGCSKVMIKTLEHVVSMVLNSFQDPHPRVRWAAINAIGQLSTDLGPDLQVQYHQSVLPALASAMDDFQNPRVQAHAASAVLNFSENCTPDILTPYLDGIVSKLLVLLQNGKQMVQEGALTALASVADSSQEHFQKYYDAVMPYLKAILINATDKSNRMLRAKAMECISLVGMAVGKDKFRDDAKQVMEVLMSLQGSQMEADDPTTSYMLQAWARLCKCLGQDFLPYMSVVMPPLLQSAQLKPDVTITSADSDNDIEESDDEGMETITLGDKRIGIKTSVLEEKATACNMLCCYADELKEGFYPWIDQVAPTLVPLLKFYFHEEVRKAAVSAMPELLRSAKLAVEKGLAQGRNESYIKQLSDYIVPALVEALHKEPDTEICASMLDALNECLQISGPLLDENQVRSIVDEIKQVITASSSRKGERAERAKAEDFDAEEGELLKEENEQEEEVFDQVGEILGTLIKTFKASFLPFFDELSSYLTPMWGKDKTAEERRIAICIFDDVAEQCRETALKYYDMYLPFLLEACNDENADVRQAAVYGLGVCAEFGGSVFRPLVGEALSRLNVVIRHPNALQSDNIMAYDNAVSALGKICAFHRDSIDSAQVIPAWLSCLPIKGDLIEAKVVHDQLCSMVEMSDRELLGPNNQYLPKIVAVFAEVLCAGKDLATEQTASRMINLLRQLQQTLPPSTLASTWSSLQPQQQLALQSILPS from the exons ATGGACGCCGAGTCAGCTCAGCTCCAACAAGCGCAGCTGGCGGCGATCCTCGGCCCCGACCCGGCCCCCTTCGAAACCCTAATTTCGCACCTCATGTCCGCCTCCAATGACCAGCGGTCCCAGGCCGAGGCCATCTTCAATCTGTGCAAGCAGCGTGATCCGGATTCTCTGTCTCTCAAGCTCGCGCATCTTATCCAGTATTCGCAGCACATCGAGGCGCGCGCGATGTCAGCGATCCTTCTCCGGAAGCAGCTCACTCGCGACGACTCGTTCCTGTGGCCGCGCCTATCGCCGGCGACGCAGTCGTCCCTCAAGTCGATCCTCCTCTCCTGCGTGCAGAGCGTGGAGGCGAATACGATATCGAAGAAGATATGCGACACAATCGCGGAGCTTGCGTCGGCAATTTTGAACGAGAATGGTTGGCCGGAGCTCCTGCCTTTTATGTTCCAGTGCGTGTCGTCCGATTCGCCGAAGCTTCAGGAGTCTGCGTTCCTGATTTTCGCGCAGCTGGCGCAATACATCGGTGAAACCCTGATTCCGCACATAAAGAGTTTGCACAGCGTGTTTTTGCAGTGTTTAAGCTCGGCGAGCAGTTCTTCGGATGTAAAGATCGCGGCTTTGAACGCCGCAATCAATTTCGTGCAGTGTTTGGAGAATTCGGCAGATAGGGATCGGTTTCAGGATTTGTTGCCTGCTATGATGAGAACTTTAATGGAGGCGTTGAACGGTGGACAGGAGGCGACGGCGCAAGAGGCGTTAGAACTGTTGATTGAGCTGGCTGGGACAGAGCCGAGATTTTTGAGGAGGCAGATTGTCGATGTTGTAGGGTCTATGTTGCAGATTGCAGAGGCGGAGTCATTGGAGGAGGGGACGAGGCATTTGGCGATCGAGTTCGTGATTACTCTTGCGGAAGCAAGGGAGCGCGCCCCAGGGATGATGAGGAAGTTACCGCAGTTCATAAGTAGGTTGTTTGCGATCTTGATGAAGATGCTTTTGGATGTTGAGGATGATCCGGCATGGCATAGTGCTGAAACCGAGAGTGAGGATGCTGGCGAAACGAGTAATTACAGTGTTGGGCAGGAGTGCTTGGACAGGCTCTCAATTTCACTTGGTGGGAATACCATTGTGCCGGTTGCGTCCGAGCAGCTTCCGGCTTATTTGGCTGCTCCGGAGTGGCAGAAGCACCATGCAGCGCTTATTGCCCTTGCACAAATTGCTGAGGGATGCTCGAAG GTGATGATAAAAACTTTGGAGCATGTGGTTTCAATGGTATTGAACTCTTTTCAAGATCCGCATCCCCGTGTGAGGTGGGCAGCTATAAATGCTATTGGGCAGTTGTCTACAGATTTAGGCCCGGATTTGCAAGTTCAATACCATCAAAGTGTGCTGCCAGCACTAGCCTCAGCTATGGATGATTTCCAAAATCCCCGAGTACAG GCACATGCTGCTTCAGCAGTTCTGAACTTCAGCGAGAATTGCACTCCAGATATTTTGACACCTTATTTAGATGGAATTGTGAGCAAATTGCTTGTCCTTCTTCAG AATGGCAAACAAATGGTGCAAGAGGGGGCCTTGACTGCTTTAGCATCAGTTGCTGATTCATCTCAG GAGCACTTTCAAAAATACTATGACGCGGTTATGCCTTATCTGAAAGCTATATTGATAAATGCAACGGACAAGTCTAACCGTATGCTTCGGGCCAAAGCCATGGAATGCATTAGTTTGGTTGGAATGGCCGTTGGAAAGGATAAGTTTAGGGATGATGCTAAGCAG GTTATGGAAGTGCTGATGTCTTTACAAGGATCTCAAATGGAGGCTGATGATCCAACAACAAGTTACATGCTGCAa GCATGGGCCAGGCTTTGCAAGTGCTTGGGACAGGATTTCCTCCCCTATATGAGTGTTGTCATGCCTCCTTTGCTTCAATCTGCTCAGCTGAAACCAGATGTAACCATTACATCTGCGGATTCGGACAATGATATTGAAGAATCCGATGATGAAGG GATGGAGACCATTACTCTTGGGGATAAAAGAATAGGGATCAAGACTAGTGTCTTGGAGGAGAAAGCTACAGCTTGCAACATGCTATGTTGCTATGCTGATGAGTTGAAGGAAGGGTTCTATCCATGGATTGATCAG GTTGCTCCAACTTTAGTTCCACTTCTCAAATTTTATTTCCATGAAGAAGTTAGGAAAGCTGCTGTTTCAG CCATGCCGGAGCTGCTGCGTTCAGCAAAATTAGCGGTTGAGAAAGGGCTAGCTCAAGGTCGAAATGAGTCTTATATTAAGCAGCTGTCTGACTACATAGTACCTGCCTTGGTCGAAGCTTTACACAAg GAACCTGATACAGAAATTTGTGCAAGCATGTTGGATGCATTAAATGAGTGTCTACAG ATATCTGGACCACTTCTAGATGAGAACCAGGTGAGAAGCATTGTTGATGAGATAAAACAGGTGATCACAGCTAGCTCTAGTAGAAAAGGGGAAAGAGCAGAGAGAGCCAAAGCTGAGGATTTCGATGCTGAGGAGGGTGAATTGCTAAAAGAGGAGAATGAGCAAGAAGAAGAAGTTTTTGACCAA GTGGGTGAAATCTTGGGAACTTTGATAAAGACATTCAAGGCCTCTTTCTTGCCCTTCTTCGATGAGCTGTCTTCATATCTAACACCTATGTGG GGCAAGGATAAAACTGCTGAAGAAAGAAGGATTGCAATCTGCATTTTTGATGATGTTGCAGAACAATGTCGAGAAACAGCTCTGAA GTACTACGATATGTATCTTCCTTTCCTATTGGAGGCCTGCAATGATGAGAATGCGGATGTTCGACAG gCAGCTGTATATGGACTTGGCGTGTGCGCTGAGTTTGGTGGTTCTGTGTTCAGACCTCTAGTTGGAG AGGCACTTTCAAGACTAAATGTTGTGATACGACATCCTAATGCACTGCAATCGGATAACATAATGGCATATGATAATGCTGTTTCTGCTCTAGGAAAAATATGCGCATTTCATCGTGATAGCATTGATTCAGCGCAG